In the Microcaecilia unicolor chromosome 10, aMicUni1.1, whole genome shotgun sequence genome, one interval contains:
- the BCL6 gene encoding B-cell lymphoma 6 protein isoform X2 → MASSADSCIQFTRHASDVLLNLNRLRSRDILTDVIIVVNREHFRAHKTVLMACSGLFYSIFTDQMKCNLNIINLDPEINPEGFQILLDFMYTSRLSLRETSIMAVMNAALYLQMEHVVDTCQRFLKASEEMVSTVKPPREEFLPGRVMLPSDVMAYRNREMSENSAPLRNTTICDGRAFGPTLYNGMTGSTSAYPIYSHIPVHGFLFPDEEAREVRIPMSEVARASRYQKESLLPCDNTRTVLTDYRRAINDVSSNMCHPTIYSPKEVAQEKMANDLHYNVVSTSKSATPSGKSNPFFTCDKAGKEEERASSEDEISQHFKPSNAPVNRKGLVSPQSPQKSDCQPNSPTESSSSKNARISQGSGSPSAKSPTDPKACNWKKYKFIVLNSLNQSAKEDNSNQSEMENLSPQSYVSPSSCQQPIEPENLDVQSPMKMSVNSDDSTVPQASKLNNINRSMDESSRGREGHSPLYLHTPKYSSCGSQSPPHFEICPHTPGSTFGEEMVETQSEYSDSSCENGTFFCNECDCRFSEEGSLKRHTLQMHSDKPYKCDRCQASFRYKGNLASHKTVHTGEKPYRCNICGAQFNRPANLKTHTRIHSGEKPYKCETCGARFVQVAHLRAHVLIHTGEKPYPCEICGTRFRHLQTLKSHLRIHTGEKPYHCEKCNLHFRHKSQLRLHLRQKHGAITNTKVQYRVSAAELPHDISKTC, encoded by the exons ATGGCTTCCTCCGCAGACAGCTGTATCCAGTTCACACGCCACGCCAGTGATGTTCTCCTGAACCTGAACCGCCTTCGAAGCCGGGACATCCTCACAGATGTTATCATCGTGGTAAACAGAGAGCACTTTCGCGCCCATAAAACAGTCCTCATGGCCTGCAG CGGCCTCTTCTACAGCATCTTCACCGACCAGATGAAATGCAACCTGAATATCATCAACTTAGACCCAGAAATCAACCCGGAAGGGTTCCAGATCCTGCTGGACTTCATGTACACGTCGCGCCTGAGCCTTCGGGAAACCAGCATCATGGCAGTCATGAATGCAGCTCTCTATCTGCAGATGGAGCATGTTGTAGACACCTGCCAAAGGTTCCTCAAAGCCAG CGAAGAGATGGTGTCTACTGTAAAACCTCCCAGAGAAGAATTCTTACCTGGAAGAGTGATGTTGCCTTCAGATGTCATGGCTTATAGGAATCGTGAAATGTCCGAGAACAGTGCACCCCTTCGGAATACGACTATCTGTGATGGAAGAGCCTTTGGCCCCACATTGTACAATGGTATGACTGGATCCACTTCTGCCTACCCCATATACAGCCATATCCCAGTGCATGGTTTTCTCTTCCCGGATGAAGAAGCGCGAGAAGTGAGGATACCCATGTCAGAAGTAGCCAGGGCCAGTCGGTACCAAAAAGAAAGCCTACTGCCTTGTGACAACACTAGGACAGTCCTTACAGATTACAGAAGGGCCATTAACGATGTCTCATCGAACATGTGCCACCCCACCATCTATTCTCCAAAAGAAGTTGCTCAAGAAAAGATGGCAAATGACTTGCACTACAATGTAGTTTCAACTTCTAAATCCGCTACCCCGTCTGGCAAAAGTAACCCTTTCTTTACCTGTGACAAAGCAGGGAAAGAGGAGGAAAGAGCCTCTTCAGAAGATGAGATCAGCCAACATTTTAAACCAAGCAATGCACCAGTGAACCGGAAGGGGCTGGTCAGCCCTCAAAGTCCCCAGAAGTCAGACTGCCAACCCAACTCGCCTACTGAGTCCAGCAGCAGCAAGAACGCCCGCATCAGTCAAGGATCTGGTTCTCCGTCGGCCAAGAGCCCCACTGATCCCAAAGCCTGCAACTGGAAAAAGTATAAGTTCATTGTACTCAACTCCCTGAACCAGAGTGCGAAGGAGGACAACAGCAACCAGAGTGAAATGGAAAATCTCTCTCCTCAGTCCTACGTCTCCCCATCGTCGTGCCAACAGCCCATTGAGCCTGAAAATCTAGATGTGCAGAGTCCAATGAAGATGAGTGTGAACAGTGACGATTCAACAGTACCGCAGGCCAGCAAGCTTAACAACATTAACAG GTCAATGGATGAGTCATCTCGAGGAAGGGAGGGGCATTCTCCTCTCtatctgcacacacccaaataCAGTTCCTGTGGATCCCAGTCTCCGCCTCACTTTGAGATATGCCCTCACACACCCGGCTCTACTTTTGGAGAGGAGATGGTTGAAACACAGTCTGAATATTCGGACTCCAGCTGTG AGAACGGGACTTTCTTCTGCAACGAATGTGACTGCAGATTCTCTGAGGAAGGCTCACTAAAGAGACATACCCTCCAGATGCATAGTGATAAGCCCTACAAGTGTGATCGCTGCCAGGCTTCCTTCCGCTACAAGGGGAACCTAGCCAGCCACAAAACAGTCCACACAG GAGAAAAACCCTATCGGTGTAATATTTGTGGGGCTCAATTCAACAGGCCTGCCAACCTGAAAACTCACACGAGGATCCACTCGGGAGAGAAGCCGTACAAGTGTGAGACTTGTGGCGCTCGCTTTGTCCAG GTGGCCCACCTTCGAGCACATGTTCTCATTCACACGGGGGAGAAGCCTTACCCATGTGAGATCTGCGGCACCCGCTTTCGACACCTCCAGACACTGAAGAGTCACCTCCGAATCCACACCGGGGAGAAACCTTATCAC
- the BCL6 gene encoding B-cell lymphoma 6 protein isoform X3: MRSVMSLSGPSRMASSADSCIQFTRHASDVLLNLNRLRSRDILTDVIIVVNREHFRAHKTVLMACSGLFYSIFTDQMKCNLNIINLDPEINPEGFQILLDFMYTSRLSLRETSIMAVMNAALYLQMEHVVDTCQRFLKASEEMVSTVKPPREEFLPGRVMLPSDVMAYRNREMSENSAPLRNTTICDGRAFGPTLYNGMTGSTSAYPIYSHIPVHGFLFPDEEAREVRIPMSEVARASRYQKESLLPCDNTRTVLTDYRRAINDVSSNMCHPTIYSPKEVAQEKMANDLHYNVVSTSKSATPSGKSNPFFTCDKAGKEEERASSEDEISQHFKPSNAPVNRKGLVSPQSPQKSDCQPNSPTESSSSKNARISQGSGSPSAKSPTDPKACNWKKYKFIVLNSLNQSAKEDNSNQSEMENLSPQSYVSPSSCQQPIEPENLDVQSPMKMSVNSDDSTVPQASKLNNINRSMDESSRGREGHSPLYLHTPKYSSCGSQSPPHFEICPHTPGSTFGEEMVETQSEYSDSSCGEKPYRCNICGAQFNRPANLKTHTRIHSGEKPYKCETCGARFVQVAHLRAHVLIHTGEKPYPCEICGTRFRHLQTLKSHLRIHTGEKPYHCEKCNLHFRHKSQLRLHLRQKHGAITNTKVQYRVSAAELPHDISKTC, from the exons ATGAGGTCTGTGATGTCTCTCTCAGGTCCTAGCAGGATGGCTTCCTCCGCAGACAGCTGTATCCAGTTCACACGCCACGCCAGTGATGTTCTCCTGAACCTGAACCGCCTTCGAAGCCGGGACATCCTCACAGATGTTATCATCGTGGTAAACAGAGAGCACTTTCGCGCCCATAAAACAGTCCTCATGGCCTGCAG CGGCCTCTTCTACAGCATCTTCACCGACCAGATGAAATGCAACCTGAATATCATCAACTTAGACCCAGAAATCAACCCGGAAGGGTTCCAGATCCTGCTGGACTTCATGTACACGTCGCGCCTGAGCCTTCGGGAAACCAGCATCATGGCAGTCATGAATGCAGCTCTCTATCTGCAGATGGAGCATGTTGTAGACACCTGCCAAAGGTTCCTCAAAGCCAG CGAAGAGATGGTGTCTACTGTAAAACCTCCCAGAGAAGAATTCTTACCTGGAAGAGTGATGTTGCCTTCAGATGTCATGGCTTATAGGAATCGTGAAATGTCCGAGAACAGTGCACCCCTTCGGAATACGACTATCTGTGATGGAAGAGCCTTTGGCCCCACATTGTACAATGGTATGACTGGATCCACTTCTGCCTACCCCATATACAGCCATATCCCAGTGCATGGTTTTCTCTTCCCGGATGAAGAAGCGCGAGAAGTGAGGATACCCATGTCAGAAGTAGCCAGGGCCAGTCGGTACCAAAAAGAAAGCCTACTGCCTTGTGACAACACTAGGACAGTCCTTACAGATTACAGAAGGGCCATTAACGATGTCTCATCGAACATGTGCCACCCCACCATCTATTCTCCAAAAGAAGTTGCTCAAGAAAAGATGGCAAATGACTTGCACTACAATGTAGTTTCAACTTCTAAATCCGCTACCCCGTCTGGCAAAAGTAACCCTTTCTTTACCTGTGACAAAGCAGGGAAAGAGGAGGAAAGAGCCTCTTCAGAAGATGAGATCAGCCAACATTTTAAACCAAGCAATGCACCAGTGAACCGGAAGGGGCTGGTCAGCCCTCAAAGTCCCCAGAAGTCAGACTGCCAACCCAACTCGCCTACTGAGTCCAGCAGCAGCAAGAACGCCCGCATCAGTCAAGGATCTGGTTCTCCGTCGGCCAAGAGCCCCACTGATCCCAAAGCCTGCAACTGGAAAAAGTATAAGTTCATTGTACTCAACTCCCTGAACCAGAGTGCGAAGGAGGACAACAGCAACCAGAGTGAAATGGAAAATCTCTCTCCTCAGTCCTACGTCTCCCCATCGTCGTGCCAACAGCCCATTGAGCCTGAAAATCTAGATGTGCAGAGTCCAATGAAGATGAGTGTGAACAGTGACGATTCAACAGTACCGCAGGCCAGCAAGCTTAACAACATTAACAG GTCAATGGATGAGTCATCTCGAGGAAGGGAGGGGCATTCTCCTCTCtatctgcacacacccaaataCAGTTCCTGTGGATCCCAGTCTCCGCCTCACTTTGAGATATGCCCTCACACACCCGGCTCTACTTTTGGAGAGGAGATGGTTGAAACACAGTCTGAATATTCGGACTCCAGCTGTG GAGAAAAACCCTATCGGTGTAATATTTGTGGGGCTCAATTCAACAGGCCTGCCAACCTGAAAACTCACACGAGGATCCACTCGGGAGAGAAGCCGTACAAGTGTGAGACTTGTGGCGCTCGCTTTGTCCAG GTGGCCCACCTTCGAGCACATGTTCTCATTCACACGGGGGAGAAGCCTTACCCATGTGAGATCTGCGGCACCCGCTTTCGACACCTCCAGACACTGAAGAGTCACCTCCGAATCCACACCGGGGAGAAACCTTATCAC
- the BCL6 gene encoding B-cell lymphoma 6 protein isoform X1 yields the protein MRSVMSLSGPSRMASSADSCIQFTRHASDVLLNLNRLRSRDILTDVIIVVNREHFRAHKTVLMACSGLFYSIFTDQMKCNLNIINLDPEINPEGFQILLDFMYTSRLSLRETSIMAVMNAALYLQMEHVVDTCQRFLKASEEMVSTVKPPREEFLPGRVMLPSDVMAYRNREMSENSAPLRNTTICDGRAFGPTLYNGMTGSTSAYPIYSHIPVHGFLFPDEEAREVRIPMSEVARASRYQKESLLPCDNTRTVLTDYRRAINDVSSNMCHPTIYSPKEVAQEKMANDLHYNVVSTSKSATPSGKSNPFFTCDKAGKEEERASSEDEISQHFKPSNAPVNRKGLVSPQSPQKSDCQPNSPTESSSSKNARISQGSGSPSAKSPTDPKACNWKKYKFIVLNSLNQSAKEDNSNQSEMENLSPQSYVSPSSCQQPIEPENLDVQSPMKMSVNSDDSTVPQASKLNNINRSMDESSRGREGHSPLYLHTPKYSSCGSQSPPHFEICPHTPGSTFGEEMVETQSEYSDSSCENGTFFCNECDCRFSEEGSLKRHTLQMHSDKPYKCDRCQASFRYKGNLASHKTVHTGEKPYRCNICGAQFNRPANLKTHTRIHSGEKPYKCETCGARFVQVAHLRAHVLIHTGEKPYPCEICGTRFRHLQTLKSHLRIHTGEKPYHCEKCNLHFRHKSQLRLHLRQKHGAITNTKVQYRVSAAELPHDISKTC from the exons ATGAGGTCTGTGATGTCTCTCTCAGGTCCTAGCAGGATGGCTTCCTCCGCAGACAGCTGTATCCAGTTCACACGCCACGCCAGTGATGTTCTCCTGAACCTGAACCGCCTTCGAAGCCGGGACATCCTCACAGATGTTATCATCGTGGTAAACAGAGAGCACTTTCGCGCCCATAAAACAGTCCTCATGGCCTGCAG CGGCCTCTTCTACAGCATCTTCACCGACCAGATGAAATGCAACCTGAATATCATCAACTTAGACCCAGAAATCAACCCGGAAGGGTTCCAGATCCTGCTGGACTTCATGTACACGTCGCGCCTGAGCCTTCGGGAAACCAGCATCATGGCAGTCATGAATGCAGCTCTCTATCTGCAGATGGAGCATGTTGTAGACACCTGCCAAAGGTTCCTCAAAGCCAG CGAAGAGATGGTGTCTACTGTAAAACCTCCCAGAGAAGAATTCTTACCTGGAAGAGTGATGTTGCCTTCAGATGTCATGGCTTATAGGAATCGTGAAATGTCCGAGAACAGTGCACCCCTTCGGAATACGACTATCTGTGATGGAAGAGCCTTTGGCCCCACATTGTACAATGGTATGACTGGATCCACTTCTGCCTACCCCATATACAGCCATATCCCAGTGCATGGTTTTCTCTTCCCGGATGAAGAAGCGCGAGAAGTGAGGATACCCATGTCAGAAGTAGCCAGGGCCAGTCGGTACCAAAAAGAAAGCCTACTGCCTTGTGACAACACTAGGACAGTCCTTACAGATTACAGAAGGGCCATTAACGATGTCTCATCGAACATGTGCCACCCCACCATCTATTCTCCAAAAGAAGTTGCTCAAGAAAAGATGGCAAATGACTTGCACTACAATGTAGTTTCAACTTCTAAATCCGCTACCCCGTCTGGCAAAAGTAACCCTTTCTTTACCTGTGACAAAGCAGGGAAAGAGGAGGAAAGAGCCTCTTCAGAAGATGAGATCAGCCAACATTTTAAACCAAGCAATGCACCAGTGAACCGGAAGGGGCTGGTCAGCCCTCAAAGTCCCCAGAAGTCAGACTGCCAACCCAACTCGCCTACTGAGTCCAGCAGCAGCAAGAACGCCCGCATCAGTCAAGGATCTGGTTCTCCGTCGGCCAAGAGCCCCACTGATCCCAAAGCCTGCAACTGGAAAAAGTATAAGTTCATTGTACTCAACTCCCTGAACCAGAGTGCGAAGGAGGACAACAGCAACCAGAGTGAAATGGAAAATCTCTCTCCTCAGTCCTACGTCTCCCCATCGTCGTGCCAACAGCCCATTGAGCCTGAAAATCTAGATGTGCAGAGTCCAATGAAGATGAGTGTGAACAGTGACGATTCAACAGTACCGCAGGCCAGCAAGCTTAACAACATTAACAG GTCAATGGATGAGTCATCTCGAGGAAGGGAGGGGCATTCTCCTCTCtatctgcacacacccaaataCAGTTCCTGTGGATCCCAGTCTCCGCCTCACTTTGAGATATGCCCTCACACACCCGGCTCTACTTTTGGAGAGGAGATGGTTGAAACACAGTCTGAATATTCGGACTCCAGCTGTG AGAACGGGACTTTCTTCTGCAACGAATGTGACTGCAGATTCTCTGAGGAAGGCTCACTAAAGAGACATACCCTCCAGATGCATAGTGATAAGCCCTACAAGTGTGATCGCTGCCAGGCTTCCTTCCGCTACAAGGGGAACCTAGCCAGCCACAAAACAGTCCACACAG GAGAAAAACCCTATCGGTGTAATATTTGTGGGGCTCAATTCAACAGGCCTGCCAACCTGAAAACTCACACGAGGATCCACTCGGGAGAGAAGCCGTACAAGTGTGAGACTTGTGGCGCTCGCTTTGTCCAG GTGGCCCACCTTCGAGCACATGTTCTCATTCACACGGGGGAGAAGCCTTACCCATGTGAGATCTGCGGCACCCGCTTTCGACACCTCCAGACACTGAAGAGTCACCTCCGAATCCACACCGGGGAGAAACCTTATCAC